From one Liolophura sinensis isolate JHLJ2023 chromosome 10, CUHK_Ljap_v2, whole genome shotgun sequence genomic stretch:
- the LOC135477111 gene encoding uncharacterized protein LOC135477111, whose protein sequence is MAEDVEETLYQVTCRRPTWPFEDWRYEVFTKCMATVPSTGKGSPVWYTEDECQTIAEILKVDSVNEDYPFRKERLSAVLQKALKLSTKNTEKSTKSRLSDSARDIYSLDKVALGKKFFHVLVNMTLPEFSDETLALRVDILEILRGTGEYLQENCDLFNKCKIVPTGGMADGSKVYLTEDVDFLITLPALVETIEHVEICDESDLIPVLHLTLNEEKREVNLLKRLHTDFEAALDKSLKAGWKLDSVSSSLEGRTCQIILMVGQEDSADIKVTFNVCFVLPINRQNLSTSWDESHPDKITKVPLQNYTLSYLRDRDSQIFAILFQDELKSCSVSLDADMTSVLNNDFKGTGVAHTFQLAKRTIAIFFPHVFQDKTWKTMVPSHVILNIVMYLCAYRKNAKLWAPSRLHERLVEVLLLLERCAEDEAVNLFLLPGMAALPLYTSNAYYYDPEKSSFLSQDEVYTNETFHCRILDKGVLSAFSKHADITTYLVPYFSKMRNNEWTFPDQIGDLVIMLEEIFQCPVPRMWRDGRMSSIETDSSLLPPPKEKRRVSVRQAQQKANAAKSAKPNPFVKSTNPIPKRPQSVHSSVSSKSSRSKLKIPTKNTIPPNTTNKPSPKPSPSQPKGETPPPTTTTEQGNSTIANSNTRPTANGKTRSGTKRLPRGKDCCPLQ, encoded by the coding sequence GTAAAGGTTCCCCGGTGTGGTACACAGAAGACGAGTGTCAAACCATCGCAGAGATCCTCAAGGTCGACAGCGTGAACGAAGACTATCCTTTCAGGAAGGAGAGGTTATCCGCCGTGCTCCAAAAAGCTCTGAAACTATCAACCAAAAACACAGAGAAGTCTACCAAATCCCGACTGAGTGATTCAGCCAGGGACATATACTCTCTAGACAAAGTGGCTCTAGGTAAAAAATTCTTTCACGTGTTAGTGAACATGACTTTACCGGAATTTTCAGACGAAACCTTAGCGCTGAGGGTGGACATTTTGGAAATTCTGCGGGGAACGGGAGAATATCTTCAAGAAAACTGTGATTTGtttaacaaatgtaaaatagTCCCTACGGGTGGAATGGCGGATGGATCAAAAGTTTACCTCACCGAAGACGTAGATTTCCTAATAACTCTGCCAGCGTTGGTAGAGACGATTGAGCACGTAGAGATCTGTGATGAATCCGATCTTATTCCGGTGCTTCATTTGACCTTGAACGAGGAGAAACGAGAGGTCAATCTTCTGAAAAGGTTGCATACTGACTTTGAAGCGGCTTTAGATAAAAGCCTGAAGGCAGGTTGGAAGTTGGATTCGGTCAGCTCATCATTGGAGGGTAGGACGTGTCAGATTATCCTTATGGTGGGTCAAGAGGATTCCGCCGACATCAAAGTGACGTTTAACGTTTGTTTTGTTCTTCCTATAAATCGTCAAAATCTTTCGACGTCATGGGATGAGAGTCACCCGGACAAAATTACCAAAGTGCCTCTCCAAAATTACACGCTCAGCTACCTAAGAGACAGAGATTCGCAGATTTTTGCCATTCTGTTTCAGGATGAATTAAAAAGCTGCTCGGTATCTCTAGATGCTGACATGACATCAGTGCTTAACAACGACTTCAAAGGGACAGGCGTTGCCCATACATTCCAGTTGGCAAAGCGAACAATAGCCATCTTCTTCCCGCATGTATTCCAAGACAAAACGTGGAAGACGATGGTGCCATCTCACGTGATTCTGAACATAGTCATGTATCTGTGCGCATACCGGAAGAACGCGAAACTCTGGGCGCCATCACGGTTGCACGAGAGACTTGTGgaagtgctgttgttgttggaaagGTGTGCTGAGGACGAAGCTGTGAATCTATTTCTGTTGCCGGGAATGGCGGCGCTTCCTCTCTACACGTCTAATGCTTACTATTATGATCCGGAAAAGTCCAGTTTTTTAAGTCAAGACGAGGTgtatacaaatgaaacattCCACTGCCGGATTCTCGATAAAGGCGTTCTTTCGGCGTTCTCGAAGCACGCCGACATAACCACATATCTTGTTCCGTATTTCAGTAAAATGCGCAACAATGAGTGGACATTTCCGGATCAAATCGGCGATCTAGTCATCATGCTGGAGGAAATCTTCCAGTGTCCAGTTCCCCGTATGTGGCGCGATGGACGGATGAGCTCAATCGAGACTGACAGTAGCCTGTTACCTCCACCCAAAGAGAAACGCCGAGTCTCCGTGAGACAAGCTCAACAAAAGGCGAACGCTGCCAAATCTGCAAAACCCAACCCCTTTGTGAAAAGTACAAATCCTATACCAAAGAGACCACAATCTGTTCACTCATCTGTGTCCTCCAAAAGTTCTCGGTCGAAGCTCAAAATTCCGACAAAAAACACAATTCCACCGAATACAACGAATAAACCTTCACCGAAGCCTTCACCAAGTCAACCCAAAGGAGAAACgccaccaccaacaacaacaacggaacAAGGGAATAGTACCATTGCTAATTCCAATACTAGGCCTACCGCCAATGGGAAAACACGGAGTGGCACCAAGCGATTACCGCGAGGGAAAGACTGTTGTCCTTTACAGTAA